In a single window of the Coffea eugenioides isolate CCC68of chromosome 3, Ceug_1.0, whole genome shotgun sequence genome:
- the LOC113765651 gene encoding putative disease resistance protein RGA3 — protein sequence MLRNKGTTDWETLESRLQSLGVGENTNVDKILKLSFDHLPYPSLQKCLSYCSIFPNDFEKERNQLIQLWAAEGFLHSNQRNNMCMEEVGNMYFTILLDSNLFQDAEKDEYGNVLNCKMHDLVHDMVQSISSSKTLRLTESGSDDKETFPIQYLAPERSEKEMPFPPSERFKCITTLFLLEDRSLNDRKISFFMLRVLSLRSSSVKELPKSIGKTLRVGDRESLTKFPNNFKNLVNLRHFELQNCTNCKELPTLGCMPSLRSLHLEGLDGITIVEPSFYGELAMHSGTSNQSSPKLFPKLGHFILRGMKNLIEWMEAIVHDRTVVVFPILDMITIDSCRQLATLSFSMS from the exons ATGTTGCGCAACAAGGGAACAACTGACTGGGAAACTTTAGAGAGTAGGCTTCAAAGTTTAGGTGTAGGTGAAAATACTAAcgttgataaaattttgaaGTTGAGTTTTGATCATCTTCCATATCCATCTCTTCAAAAGTGTCTTTCATATTGTTCAATTTTTCCCAATGAttttgaaaaggaaaggaaTCAACTGATCCAACTTTGGGCAGCAGAAGGATTTCTTCATTCAAATCAAAGAAACAATATGTGTATGGAGGAGGTTGGTAACatgtattttaccattttgttGGATAGTAACTTGTTTCAAGATGCAGAGAAGGATGAGTATGGCAATGTTTTGAATTGCAAAATGCATGATCTTGTGCATGATATGGTGCAATCCATTTCCAGTTCTAAAACTTTAAGGTTGACAGAGTCTGGAAGTGATGATAAGGAGACGTTTCCCATTCAGTATCTTGCACCAGAGAGAAGTGAAAAAGAAATGCCATTTCCTCCCTCTGAAAGGTTCAAGTGTATTACAACATTATTTTTGTTGGAAGACAGATCACTTAATGATAGAaagatttcattttttatgttgCGAGTTTTGAGCTTAAGATCATCAAGTGTCAAGGAGCTTCCTAAATCAATTGGCAAG ACATTAAGAGTTGGAGATCGTGAATCATTGACAAAGTTTCCAAATAATTTCAAGAATTTGGTGAATTTGAGGCACTTTGAACTGCAAAATTGCACAAACTGCAAAGAGTTACCAACTCTTGGATGCATGCCCTCTCTTAGATCTCTTCACTTGGAAGGACTTGATGGCATAACAATCGTAGAGCCTTCTTTTTATGGAGAATTAGCCATGCATAGTGGCACTAGCAATCAAAGTTCCCCAAAATTGTTTCCAAAACTTGGACATTTCATTCTAAGAGGCATGAAAAACTTGATTGAATGGATGGAAGCAATAGTCCATGACAGAACCGTGGTGGTATTTCCTATCCTTGATATGATAACGATTGATAGCTGCCGTCAATTAGCCACTTTGTCATTTTCCATGTCTTaa